A segment of the Phoenix dactylifera cultivar Barhee BC4 chromosome 15, palm_55x_up_171113_PBpolish2nd_filt_p, whole genome shotgun sequence genome:
ACAGAGAGGGAATAAATTACAGAGAGGGTTAGAAAAACAAACGCCCCCACCCCCCGGCTAAATTCACCGCTTAAAAGGCACCCAGCCATTATCTCATTCTGAGAACCCTGTGGGGCCCAGGATGAGGTGATTTGATGAGGCGTGGGTGGTTCGCGAGGTCGGTCGATTGAACATCTCTCACAATTTATTTCCCGAGACTCTTGGGCCTTTAAGCCGGCAGGACAACGGCCTTTAAGCCGGCAGGACAACGGCCTCCCCGTAAACAGCGAACGCTGATCGTCGCTTTGTAGATATTTGATCGCTGTAAGGGGTGACCTGTCGAAAAATAAATGGTTGAATATTATGTTTGGTGTATTGTGAAACGACTGGATAGCTTGTGACCCGTGAGCAGCCACGTTTCCTCCTTGATGACCCGTGGCACCATCTTATCTGTCCGACGGCCTAAATCACTATAACCGAATTGTCGGGTAGTCAGGTCAGGTCAGACGCGGGATTCTGCGATCGAGTCAGGTCGTAAAATTCGAAAATAGGATGGACTTAATTGGGCGGAGATAGAACCACATTGGGCGAAAGCCCAATTTTTAACTCGATTTATATCTAACGCAAAAATTTGATATTGGATTCAAGTTATCAGTTCTAAAAGCTGCtataaattaaaacataattctaATATATTCGATCAAGCGATATCAAAGTAAGTCATAAATCTATCTTATTTTATAAGAATTAAATGTGGAAATATTTATGGAAAGGGTTAATAGGTTCTACAAATGTAAATAACGATGCCTAGCTATTTTAAAGTGCACTGAAATTTTTGATTCTATACTTTATTATTTTATAGGAGTTCTTTcttgttgctttttttttctctgatcttactattttattattgaatagattttttttcaaggatggaAATCTCCGTATGCACTAGATAATCCATAATCATTGGAGGCCCAATAAGATACTAAATTTAGGGATTTGGTAGAAACTCCGTAAGAGCACATGCTTGAACGTTAAGGGGGGAGTAATGGCATGATAAAGAAAGATGTAGAAAGAGAAACGTATGTTTATATATCTGTTGTATATGTGCGGGTAAGGCAATTAGGAGGGCATCCGTCCACTTATTCTTAGGTCTCTTGGAAGGGTCGAGTTACTTCAACACATGGGTGAGAAGGGCCCTGTTTGCGTTATTGGAGCTGGAGGATTCATCAGATCATAGCTTACCATAAGACTCCTAAAACtgtataaattatatatttggTTACCATTTTGTGGAAAAATTTTAAGCATGAATATGTCAGATATCCGCGACTCAATCCCACCCCAacattattatattttacttGGCTTTTCCTTGCTTGTTGCTCGCTTCAGCCGGACGTGGCTTATGTAGTGGTCGGTATTCCTATGTGCTTCACCGCTAGAGATGAGATGACTTGTGAATGCAACTCTACACGATCCCAATTATGTTATTTATAGTTAGTTGCATGCATCACttgatcttctaattgtagaatTAATATTATTCATAAGTCAATCTTacttgtagattttttttttttgggaagaaTGTTACTTCGAGACTTGCATAGATGCTTATTTTATCTTACCGGGGCGTACAAGCTATTATTTTTACAAATAGGTGTTACTATCATGTGCTACTGAATTCTTGTGCTGTAGTTATTTATCTGAAGAGAAACTCCCATCACTAATCTCTCCATAAGAAGGCTGAACTCAACTTGTTTGTTGCTTTCACCCTCCAAGCAATGACCAACTCCGAGGATTCTGGAGAACTTGGATGGTCACAGACAACATGAAGAAGGTGACGCATTTGCTGGATCTTCCGAACGCTTGCACCAGGCTGACCCTATGAAAAGTTGACCTTGTCGATGGATTGGATCTTCGACGAGCCTACTCGAGGATGCGTCGGTGTCTTCCATGCTGAGCTAGTGGCTTTCGAATCCCCAGACCCTGAGGTGAGATGTTTCTGAGCATGGATCAGAAGTTTGTTGGTTAATTAGTCATGCTAgtaatacatatatgtatgtatgtacatatattgCAAATACAGTAGGATATAACCACCACTGTTTGCATCTCGGCCTCTCGCATGTGGAAAGGGATGCCAATTTATACATACTTAAGTCACATAAAGTAGTTTGGATACTATGGCCTGTTACCTGCCATGAGGTTCTAAGAGAGTGAGAAATTGGCGGTTCACCGTAGTTTGGACTAGCATAAATTTGTGATTGTCTCTAAATTAAAGATGTGTTTGATCCTTTCAGAATGAAGTAATCAAGATAGCAATTGATGGTATGTTGAATGTCTTGAAATCATGGGCACACATCATCAGCAGGAGCTGTCACCCTtcataaaaattgaaaatttcgAGAGGATGTGGCTCCATCCGGGCCATTCATATCtattgaaagagaggagtccCTAATCTACCACCCCAAGACGCCCTTAACGAATTAATATATACGGAGAAAGGACCTACTGTCCGCCTTTCCGAATAAATCCATCTCATCCGTTCGTAAGTAATGGAAGAAGACGCGGAGAGTCGACGCATAGATGGACGGCAGTGATCTTCATATAACTTGTCAATTTGTCAAAGTGTAGGGGCATTTCCGTAAATTTAAGATTTCTATTAAACCCCAGGGAGAAGTCCACCTGTCCTTCAGTCGGGCAGCAATGGTGGCAGTAATCTCCGGTGGCCCTTCCGTCCGTTCCGACGCGGCTATCTCTTCCTTGTCCTCCGCCTTCTCCGGCGGATCTTTTCTGCGATCTTCGTCGTTTTCGTCCGGTATCTCCTTCGCTTCTCGATCTTCTCCGGCCGGCCTCGGCGGCGCTCGCGGCCGTATCTCATGCCGGACGTCCGCCCCCGCCCATTCCGTCCCTTCTTCCTCCAAGGAAGGAAATGGTGAGCTTCTTATCTCCTAATtttctccttcctttctttgtGATTACCGGCTATTCGTGTTTCTCCTTTGCTCTGCTATTTGACGTGATCGAAGGTTGTATTAGGGTTTTTCCGTATCGGACGATCTTATACTGATCTGAGAGTTTCTTTGTTTCATTTTGAGATAGATTTCACTAAAGAtgttagagttttttttttctttgctatgATCGATGGGTGGTTCGATTTTCTTGGATGCTTTCAGAAGTTAAAGAATTAGTAGGTATTAccgttcttgattttttttttctcttgcaatTGATTGAATTTGTTGTTTAATAAGGACTTTGAAATCAGGTCTGTATGTTTATATATGTTTCAAGAACTGCCCAAAGTCTGATAGAAATGGaatcttcttgttttttgaaatattaattattttaataatgaTGATCTGATGGTGAATGCGGCGATTTTCTTCATTCTCTCCTTGACACTTCTTTCAAGAATGCTTAAAAGCTGGTACAAATGAAGTCATCCTCCAAGAGTAGAACTCAATCAATTGGAACTTAAGATATGATCAATTCCACGTGTAAAAGAATCCACAGATTGAACCTGTACGTTGTGCTGCTGAGCttcatttctcaaaaaaaattaatgggaGACACTTCAGCCTTAAGTTATTTGTTAATGGTTGATAGATTGTCCCATCTTTTACAAGTATCCCCCataataaatgaatgaatgaatagaaGGGATTAACTGTTAAGAATTATCAATGTATTGATGATGCTTTATTTTGTGATTTCCATcataatttttcattattttagtCCAATTAAGTACCAGTGCTAAGTAAAATCATCGGTTCTTTTCATGCAGgggtttattatttttataaagagTGTGGAAGTTTGTGGGTCTTCAGTGGCCATAGTCTGGtggtttttgaattttatgCTCACATATTTTACTTAAAGAATGCTTTCCCTAGAAATCCATATCTATATGAGGATGTTGCCCCTTTTGTTTAGCAGGAATAAAATTTCTTATTATGGGAAAAAGGACCTACAAGAAGTCTTTACTTTAAAAATTTCGGTGAATCTTCTATACTATTTGGTCTAGCTACATGCTCAAGTAGGATACTAACTTATTAATCTTACATTAGCATCAATTGATGGTACCAAACACATAAAATCTGCAAGAACCTTTGACTTTAAACTTAATTTGACTTTTAACTTTATCATTTTTAAACAGCTACAAGCAAAAAAGACTTTCTCCACATCAGTGACTTTGACAAGGATACCATCTTGAAGATCCTAAATCATGCAGCTGAGGTCAAGGCACTGTTGAAATCAGGAGACAGAACGTTTCTCCCATTCAAAGGAAAGACAATGGCAATGATTTTTGCTAAGCCATCTATGAGGACTCGTGTTTCATTTGAAACAGGATTCTTCTTGCTTGGTGGGCATGCCATTTACCTAGGACCTGATGATATCCAGATGGGTAAGCGAGAGGAGACTCGTGATGTTGCCCGAGTGCTTGCTGGTTATAATGACATCATCATGGCACGTGTATTTGCTCATCAGGTATGATGGTGAGTTGCATTTTAATTTTTGTTCCATTTGGAAATACCTTATGACTAATTTTTAGCTCTGCAAGACTGATCACATGCAGGTAAAACAGTGCTTAAGCCTTCTGATGTACTTCCATTATATCACTTTTGGTTTAGCATTTCTCTTTCTATATTTTAGATCATGTTTTATGTGAATATGTAGACCTGCTCAGGCAGATCTTGAGGGTATTATATTTGAGGTTAACCGACTCCTTGGGAAGGTATGCAAAGTCCCATAAGACTTGATCATGTGAGAATATATTGCAGCTCGAAAAATAAGATGTTTTCTAAGACTGCTTAATAGATTAGCCTGATCCCACCATGGCTTGCCATTGTATCTGCATCTTAGTTATGCCAAGCTGCACTGACcattaattaaagaaaacaaGGATTTTGATAAATTTCTGTGAATAATATCGATGACCTTTCTCCTAGTTCATCAGAATGGATTTACGCttgcaaaaaaataaagaaaaagttcgCATTCTGCAGTAATTTCTTTCCAAATGTCTCAGAAATTATACGGGTAGGGCTTGGTCTAGATGCATATTTTACAAGATTGAGGGCAGATTAGAAACAAGAAGCCCAAGAGTTGACTTAAGTATCGAGATGACTGTAAGCTGTAGATTTTGTAACATGATGACAAGAAAGAGTATCCTCTATCTAAGTTAATACAGCTGATTTTTTGTGCCAGAACTTGAGCAAACAGAGAATCACCAAGCACTATCCTTACTTAGAGATATGAGCCTGACCCTGAAGGACAAGGGAGAACAGCTCGGCCTGAAGAGAATGGATAGAACATGGGGGAGACTCATATAGAGAATAAGTGGGTGAACCAATCCATTTATAAAGCATTTTAGAGAACCATTGTGGCTTCATGAGAAGAAAAGTCAAACATTGAAGCTATTTTCCTTAAGCAATTGATGGAAATTTGTGAGAATAGTGAGAGAAACTGTCCTTAGGTCTATTATTTTGTATGCTTAAGGAGCTTTGTCTGAAGCGATGACAAAAAAAGACATTGAATGAGTAAACTAACTCCTACAAAACTTTTTTGGAAGATCGAAATAGCTGCAACTGTACTgagtctttcttttcttgtgctCTTCTCTGCTTATTGAACCTTCAAAAATTGATCTTGTACATGTTTCACATATCAGATTTTTATTATAATGTTCAATTCCCTGCAGTAAGATTGGAATTTTAACTGGATTTTTGCTATCAGGCTGAGCTAGTGGTGTTGACACCTGCTTGGGCACTGATTCTGCAGTATTCTTTTAAATGAGTCTTGATCTTATATCCCAAAGCCTCAGAGAATCTAATACCTTCTCATGTTGCTATTATGTGACCAAAACATTTCTAATATAcctaaataataaaaagaacgcTAACATCATAGTTACGATGCATTGTTGACCTTAATGTACAGTTCTTAAAGAAATAATACCAGTAGTTTAATTGCATCTACAGTGCATTGTTTTTCTAAAAGGTCTTATTTcatttttgatgctatgattttTCATTATTTATATGTGATTAATGACTTGATTGGcattattttatttgaaaagcatATCATTAATTGGCTGCATTATAGTACTATAAAAATCATGTAACTTGACAACTTTTTGACTGCAGGTCTTCGCACCTgacatttttcagaaaaaaaaaccaaaactgCCCTTCCATTTCTCCTATCTTAACCTGCTTAACATATCCCATTCGTCACCACCGTCTCTTAACAAACTAAACCCAGAAGGTAAATATTCAATAAGAAGTGATTTGCCCGATAAGGTCTTCATCCCTAATAATTTGTTGGATCacaatttttatttctttgacCTGGATCAAGTGATGGGACTACAaacatccatcaaattttccttTATGTTTTTGAGGAAACCTAAGCCATCCATCCAGTATTCCTTCCTCCTAGATCAATTACATGCATTGCATGTGCTGAAGCTAGCTGATTGTTACTATAAActcaaaatatgcatatacatgcaaaatatagaATCCAAACATATAGAGCTCTGCTATCGTATCCAATTCTCATTGGAGAATCCAATGGCTTGTACCATTTCTCAAAAAACAGTTTGAAATCCTCTTGtaccacttcatgcaacttgcCAGGCTTGATAGTGTGCATATGGTGCGATTCTTAAGTGTAGGTTGCATTTAGAATTATGTTAAGATTCTAAATAGATCATGTCCGCTAGTTTGGTCAAATTTACTAAAGGATGTGGCGATGAACTAGGATATCTCATACATAATTAAACAAAGTCTGGGCTATGCGGTGGGCATTGACTGAATTTGTACAGATAGACGCAATCCAAAATTGAACATCACTAGGGTGAGAAAAAGCCTGTAAGAGAGATTTAAGGTCGGTTTTAGTATCTACATCTAAAACTTGGGAGATGAAGAGGTAAAATCGTCTGATATGCTCTGGATGGATAATGTCTAGGATTATCATGTTTGTTGGACAACGAATTGGATGCATGTAGTATTGATAAAGACACTTCTGACCAGAAAGAGATCTTGAACGCCCATTATGTATTCAGCTAGGATTTATATTTACCTGGTTTCATGCATCACATTATAGTAGAATATAGATTGTTAACTCTGAGAATTCCTTAGTATGGAATACCTTATATGATCTTACAACTAAACATTCTAGGCAATGGCATGAAAGAATCATTCACCTTGAACTTGTACATACATAATAGGGTTTGTCATTTGATGTGCCTAGAATCCATTATGCATATTTGAAATCCATTTCTTTTTCCAAACAAAAGTACTTCCAAGATAATTTGCTTCTACAGTATTCTGCTTCCATAAGCATATGCATCTTTTAGTTCTTACTCTTTCATATGATTATGGCAGGATATTCTTGACTTGGCTGCATATGCTTCAGTGCCAGTCGTCAATGGTCTAACTGATTATAACCACCCATGCCAAATAATGGCTGACGCACTGACAATTATAGAACATATTGGCCAGCTGGAAGGAACCAAGGTTAGCTACTTCCCATGAAACTAATAGAGTTGCATAGACATACATTGCCAGTTATGTATTTCAATCGAATTATGGTTTTCTAAtgctgttttcagattgtttacATTGGAGATGGGAACAATATTGTGCACTCATGGCTTCTGATGGCATCTGTGGTTCCTTTCCATTTTGTGTGTGCTTGCCCGAAAGGCTTTGAGCCAGATGAGAAGACTGTCGAGAAAGCAAGGAGTGCTGGAATCAGCAAGATTGAAATTACACATGATCCCAGGGAAGCAGTAAGGGGGGCTGATGTGGTGTATTCAGATGTTTGGGCTAGTATGGGCCAAAAGGAGGAGGCTGCATATAGGAAGCAACATTTCCAAGGGTTCCAGgtatcatctctctctctctctctctctctctctctctctctctctctctatttgttcttccccccccccccccccccccccccccttcctttTTGGTTGGGTAAGCACAGTAAATTTTATAGATATAAAGTGAAAATTACAGTCATCAACCAGGTTTGGGGCTTATCTCCAAATTAAGGTTTATATAATGTTAATTTAGGATGAGAACCTCAACAAAACTTTTCTTCATGAGTCATTCCATGAATTCTTGATCTGAATGGTCTAGGACCATGTgagaatagattttataaacTAAATTTTGTTCTCCTAAAAAATTTTTAGCTGGTCTCTGTGTCTTCAGTTCAGATTCTAGTCACCTAGATATTCTTCATGAGACCTTTTACTGCTTAACTATGACAACTAATATTGGATATTTTGACTTTAATATATTTTCAGTCTCTTTCAGTTTTTAAGATGATGTCCAAGTTTTTTGGTAGCTCAGCTTCCAGCAATTATTGTATTTTTGTTGGAatattgaattttcttttccacATCCCCTAAGGTTAGGGTGACAAGCATGTCCTCACACTAAGAAATTGTTAACGTAGAGATGTTTAAAAGGGAAAATCCTGGTAGTTGGATTGTTGTAACTATTACAGTTCAGAGCATTGAGATATTATGTAGTAGTGTAGTTGGTCTGATTAGATTCACAAGGTACATAAGTGAGAGTTAAAGAATTCAGGGAAATCTTTTTACTACAGATAATACTGGAAGTATTGTGTAGGTGAATTAGGCTTTTGTCAGTTTTGGCacagctcttccttcttttttaatGTCTGTTCGGACTGACCTAATACTTAACCTGGTTTGAGTCCAGATTAACAGCCAATGGTCATGTTGGGAGTGGGCTAAGATTTGCGCATATTATTGTTCGAACAATTTTGGTTAGGTTTTCAAGGTTGGGTTCAGTTCAGATGCTATTTTGCTAGACCTTGGTAAGGGTAGTAAACTGTAAAGTTTGGACTCAGACCTAATCCACTTGACTTGTTGGATCAAGATTGGATCTGAATTTGATAGGTTGGATCTAGGTCTATTTAGCTGATGTTCATATGCTCCATTGTTTATGTTAGGTCAAAGGTCTTATCAATGATAT
Coding sequences within it:
- the LOC103699579 gene encoding ornithine carbamoyltransferase, chloroplastic, translated to MVAVISGGPSVRSDAAISSLSSAFSGGSFLRSSSFSSGISFASRSSPAGLGGARGRISCRTSAPAHSVPSSSKEGNATSKKDFLHISDFDKDTILKILNHAAEVKALLKSGDRTFLPFKGKTMAMIFAKPSMRTRVSFETGFFLLGGHAIYLGPDDIQMGKREETRDVARVLAGYNDIIMARVFAHQDILDLAAYASVPVVNGLTDYNHPCQIMADALTIIEHIGQLEGTKIVYIGDGNNIVHSWLLMASVVPFHFVCACPKGFEPDEKTVEKARSAGISKIEITHDPREAVRGADVVYSDVWASMGQKEEAAYRKQHFQGFQIDEALMKIAGPKAYFMHCLPAERGIEVTDGVIEAPNSIVFPQAENRMHAQNAIMLHLFGV